A section of the Candidatus Latescibacterota bacterium genome encodes:
- a CDS encoding TldD/PmbA family protein has translation MIDEMAFRGIVDRVLAASKADETELVLGGGREELTRFGENRITQNVSEERYELRVRVRLGRRIGLASTNDLSPGGLERCVEDAEALARIQPESEQVIDFHRGDARSEDRAWSARTASVDAATRAAWVKTAVDVAAGEGIELGGIALSTDGTIGDYGEIGQFGVANSSGLFRYGRHSRAVFEVSAQKGDGAGRSRILVRDAGDVDAEAVARDACRRCLDSRSPRELAPGSYTVVFEAEAAQDLLFYLTYLGFNGLAVAEERCPLADKLGEKVFGENVTLREDPADPRLFGIGFDGEGVDTQALTLIDRGVVRGFLHDRASAHRSGQTATGHGLPQPNAWGAFVRFPVMDGGPASLEALIGGVERGVLVTRLWYTNVVDPMRMVITGMTRDGTFLIENGALAGPVKNFRFNQSLIDLFGKVEALGEAQALGNAVLPHLRVADFRFSSGTDF, from the coding sequence ATGATCGACGAGATGGCCTTCCGCGGCATCGTGGACCGCGTGCTCGCCGCGAGCAAGGCGGACGAAACCGAGCTGGTCCTGGGGGGCGGTCGCGAGGAGCTGACCCGCTTCGGCGAGAACCGCATCACGCAGAACGTGTCCGAGGAGCGCTACGAGCTGCGCGTGCGCGTTCGGCTGGGCCGTCGCATCGGGCTGGCGAGCACGAACGACCTGTCGCCGGGCGGTCTCGAGCGCTGCGTCGAGGACGCCGAGGCGCTGGCGCGCATCCAGCCCGAGAGCGAGCAGGTGATCGACTTCCACCGCGGCGATGCGCGCAGCGAGGATCGCGCCTGGTCGGCGCGGACGGCGTCCGTCGACGCCGCCACGCGCGCCGCCTGGGTGAAGACGGCCGTCGACGTGGCCGCCGGCGAGGGCATCGAGCTGGGCGGCATCGCGCTCAGCACGGACGGCACCATCGGCGACTACGGCGAGATCGGCCAGTTCGGCGTGGCCAACAGCAGCGGCCTCTTCCGCTACGGGCGTCACAGCCGGGCCGTCTTCGAGGTGAGCGCCCAGAAGGGCGACGGCGCCGGCCGCAGCCGCATCCTCGTGCGCGACGCCGGCGACGTGGACGCCGAGGCCGTCGCGCGCGACGCCTGCCGCCGCTGCCTGGACAGCCGCTCGCCCCGCGAGCTGGCGCCCGGCAGCTACACGGTGGTGTTCGAGGCCGAGGCGGCGCAGGACCTGCTCTTCTATCTCACCTATCTCGGCTTCAACGGCCTGGCCGTGGCCGAGGAGCGCTGTCCGCTGGCCGACAAGCTGGGGGAGAAGGTCTTCGGCGAGAACGTCACGCTGCGCGAGGATCCCGCCGACCCGCGGCTCTTCGGCATCGGCTTCGACGGCGAGGGCGTCGACACCCAGGCGCTCACCCTGATCGATCGCGGCGTGGTGCGCGGCTTCCTCCACGATCGCGCCAGCGCCCACCGCAGCGGGCAGACGGCCACCGGCCACGGCCTGCCCCAGCCCAACGCCTGGGGCGCGTTCGTGCGCTTTCCGGTCATGGACGGCGGCCCCGCGAGTCTCGAGGCGCTGATCGGCGGCGTCGAGCGGGGCGTGCTGGTGACCCGCCTCTGGTACACCAACGTCGTCGATCCCATGCGCATGGTGATCACGGGCATGACGCGCGACGGCACCTTCCTCATCGAGAACGGGGCCCTGGCCGGCCCGGTGAAGAACTTCCGCTTCAACCAGAGCCTCATCGACCTGTTCGGCAAGGTCGAGGCGCTCGGCGAAGCCCAGGCGCTGGGCAACGCCGTGCTCCCGCATCTGCGGGTGGCGGACTTCCGCTTCAGCAGCGGGACGGACTTCTAG
- a CDS encoding TldD/PmbA family protein — translation MKDRVLAAIETARLRGAGYADARWVERRSEELMVKNGALALAELRRSQGVGIRVLKNGAWGFAATDRLDTESLEAAAARAVDIAEASARVMETPVELAAEPVQQARWATPHTEDPFAVSREDKLALLHGAERALHVDPRVKVGQAQMLFDEQRILFVSTEGAELEQTLLASGGGVSAVAADGNTIQRRSYPDSAGGTHLGGGYEVLREFELAANSQRVGEEAVALLGADPCPEGERDIILEGSQMALQIHESCGHASELDRVLGMEANFAGRSFLTTEKLGNFTYGSEHVNLVADNTLARGLATRGWDDEGVAAQRWHVVEGGRFAAYLTSRELAAVEGNARSRGCNRAENWNRTPIIRIPNLGLAPGQWDLDDLLADTDDGLWLETNRSWSIDQMRLNFQFSTEIGWEIKKGKKTRMLRGCTYQGRTPDFWGACDAVCGAAWWRPFGVMNCGKGEPGQTARMTHGSAPARFRKIRVGVSA, via the coding sequence ATGAAGGACAGGGTCCTGGCGGCCATCGAGACCGCGCGCCTGCGCGGCGCGGGCTACGCCGACGCGCGCTGGGTGGAGCGGCGCAGCGAGGAACTCATGGTCAAGAACGGCGCCCTCGCCCTGGCCGAGCTCAGGCGCAGCCAGGGCGTGGGGATCCGCGTGCTCAAGAACGGCGCCTGGGGCTTCGCGGCCACGGACCGCCTGGACACCGAGAGCCTCGAGGCGGCGGCCGCGCGGGCCGTGGACATCGCGGAGGCGAGCGCCCGGGTGATGGAAACGCCCGTGGAGCTGGCGGCCGAACCGGTCCAGCAGGCGCGCTGGGCGACGCCGCACACGGAGGATCCCTTCGCCGTCTCGCGCGAGGACAAGCTCGCCCTGCTCCACGGCGCCGAGCGGGCGCTGCACGTGGACCCGCGGGTCAAGGTGGGGCAGGCGCAGATGCTCTTCGACGAGCAGCGCATTCTCTTCGTCAGCACCGAGGGCGCGGAGCTCGAGCAGACCTTGCTGGCCAGCGGCGGGGGCGTGAGCGCGGTCGCCGCGGACGGCAACACGATCCAGCGGCGCAGCTACCCCGACTCCGCCGGCGGCACGCATCTCGGCGGCGGCTACGAGGTGCTGCGCGAGTTCGAGCTCGCCGCGAACAGCCAGCGCGTGGGGGAGGAGGCCGTCGCCCTGCTGGGCGCGGACCCCTGCCCGGAGGGCGAGCGCGACATCATCCTCGAGGGATCGCAGATGGCGCTGCAGATCCACGAGTCCTGCGGCCATGCCAGCGAGCTGGACCGCGTGCTGGGCATGGAGGCGAACTTCGCCGGCCGCAGCTTCCTGACCACCGAGAAGCTGGGCAACTTCACCTACGGCTCCGAGCACGTGAACCTGGTCGCCGACAACACCCTGGCGCGCGGGCTCGCCACCCGGGGCTGGGACGACGAGGGCGTGGCGGCCCAGCGCTGGCACGTCGTGGAGGGCGGCCGCTTCGCCGCCTACCTGACCAGCCGCGAACTGGCGGCGGTGGAAGGGAACGCGCGCAGCCGCGGCTGCAACCGCGCGGAGAACTGGAACCGCACGCCGATCATCCGCATCCCGAATCTCGGGCTGGCGCCCGGCCAGTGGGACCTCGATGACCTGCTCGCAGACACCGACGACGGCCTCTGGCTCGAGACCAACCGCAGCTGGAGCATCGATCAGATGCGGCTGAACTTCCAGTTCAGCACCGAGATCGGCTGGGAGATCAAGAAGGGCAAGAAGACGCGCATGCTGCGCGGCTGCACCTACCAGGGCCGCACGCCGGACTTCTGGGGCGCCTGCGACGCCGTCTGCGGCGCCGCCTGGTGGCGGCCCTTCGGCGTGATGAACTGCGGCAAGGGCGAACCGGGCCAGACCGCCCGGATGACGCACGGCTCCGCCCCGGCCCGCTTCCGCAAGATTCGCGTGGGGGTGAGCGCATGA
- a CDS encoding AAA family ATPase — protein sequence MKVLAVVNQKGGCGKTTLAIHLAAAWAKEGFRVLLVDLDPQGHASLGLGVEVERCALGTYDLLSDPAASLDAMTVQVRDHLGVVPSGIILSAAEQELARQPGRESRLRSALLRHAEAYDWVIVDTAPAVGLLTFNALVAADALLVPVDSSTFTLHGLEKILETLEVLEEETRQRPACFVVANEFNPRTLFSRELYAELAANSRIRLLSTRVRSSVRVKMAAAAGLPVMELAQAGPVRLDFENLAEELWGHLAELTLARDEELESLLFGPQRCDEGVRFRIHAPEAHAVYLTGSFNHWNPGGIPLAPRPGSAGAWEVTLALPPGNYEYRYIIDGRWVTDPSHQQTRLNDLGVENSLLVVGA from the coding sequence ATGAAGGTACTCGCGGTCGTTAACCAGAAGGGCGGCTGCGGCAAGACCACGCTCGCGATCCATCTCGCCGCCGCGTGGGCCAAGGAGGGCTTCCGGGTCCTGCTCGTGGACCTGGATCCGCAGGGCCACGCGTCCCTGGGCCTGGGCGTGGAAGTGGAGCGCTGCGCGCTGGGCACCTACGACCTGCTCAGCGATCCGGCGGCGTCGCTGGACGCGATGACCGTGCAGGTGCGCGACCATCTCGGCGTGGTGCCCAGCGGCATCATCCTCTCGGCGGCCGAGCAGGAACTGGCCCGCCAGCCGGGACGCGAGAGCCGGCTGCGCAGCGCGCTGCTGCGGCACGCTGAGGCCTACGACTGGGTCATCGTCGACACGGCGCCCGCCGTGGGGCTGCTCACCTTCAACGCGCTCGTGGCGGCCGACGCCCTCCTGGTGCCGGTCGACAGCAGCACCTTCACGCTGCACGGACTCGAGAAGATCCTCGAGACCCTCGAGGTGCTGGAGGAGGAGACGCGCCAGCGCCCCGCCTGCTTCGTGGTCGCCAACGAGTTCAATCCGCGCACGCTCTTCAGCCGCGAGCTCTACGCCGAGCTGGCGGCGAACTCGCGCATCCGCCTGTTGTCCACGCGCGTGCGCAGCAGCGTGCGGGTCAAGATGGCCGCCGCGGCCGGCCTGCCGGTGATGGAACTGGCGCAGGCCGGGCCCGTCCGCCTCGACTTCGAGAATCTCGCCGAGGAGCTCTGGGGCCACCTCGCGGAGCTGACCCTCGCGCGCGACGAGGAGCTGGAGTCCCTGCTCTTCGGCCCCCAGCGCTGCGACGAGGGGGTCCGCTTCCGCATCCACGCTCCCGAGGCGCACGCGGTCTACCTCACGGGCAGCTTCAACCACTGGAATCCCGGAGGCATCCCGCTCGCGCCGCGGCCGGGGAGCGCCGGCGCCTGGGAGGTCACGCTGGCCCTGCCGCCGGGCAACTACGAGTACCGCTACATCATCGACGGGCGCTGGGTGACCGATCCCAGCCACCAGCAGACCCGCCTCAACGACCTGGGTGTCGAGAACTCACTGCTCGTCGTGGGGGCGTAG
- a CDS encoding divergent PAP2 family protein — protein sequence MHPILWAALLSGLLAQLYKVVAESLRARRFKLYRFFETGGMPSSHTAVVTALAVGAWRVAGADSPLFAVTVVFSLYFVLEATGLRQEVGKQARLLNEILDELIDTHHFARERTRELLGHTWSEVFWGFVLGVVTTLLMVSG from the coding sequence ATGCATCCCATCCTCTGGGCGGCGCTGCTCAGCGGCCTGCTCGCCCAGCTCTACAAGGTCGTGGCGGAGAGCCTGCGCGCGCGGCGCTTCAAGCTCTACCGCTTCTTCGAGACCGGCGGCATGCCCAGCAGCCACACGGCCGTCGTGACGGCGCTCGCCGTGGGGGCCTGGCGCGTGGCCGGGGCGGACTCGCCGCTCTTCGCCGTGACGGTGGTCTTCAGCCTCTACTTCGTGCTCGAGGCCACGGGGCTGCGGCAGGAGGTGGGCAAGCAGGCGCGCCTGCTGAACGAGATCCTCGACGAGCTCATCGACACGCACCACTTCGCCCGCGAGCGCACGCGCGAGCTGCTGGGCCACACCTGGAGCGAGGTCTTCTGGGGCTTCGTCCTCGGCGTGGTCACCACGCTGCTCATGGTCAGCGGCTGA